Within Telopea speciosissima isolate NSW1024214 ecotype Mountain lineage chromosome 8, Tspe_v1, whole genome shotgun sequence, the genomic segment gggaaaaggaaatcaAGGAAAGAGTAATGGATGTGGCCAGGTATGCTCCACCGTATTTGGCCAATAGCTCTTTGGCTTGATCCCCTTTAGActtctccccttccccttcctctcctttctctttcgaGCTAAATATCTGCAAATAATAAATCCATTAAATCGTGAAAGTTAAAGTACGCATCCGAAGAAGAAAAAGGTTAGAATTTTTGTAGTACCTTCCAGAGACCAGCTTCGAGGCCGAATTTCTCAGTAATTTCTGCAGCAAAGGGAGGGGTGGTTTTGGCTTCCTCTGTCTTTTCTTTGAGAGCTTTGACTCTGAAGTGCTTAAAATCGGATTTGCAGCGAAGCGGCGAGACATAGTTATACAGAACTGCTTTGTCAGTCTTCAACAgcgaagacgaagaagaagaagaagaagaagaagatgatggagcaatggaggagagaagagggaagagcaGAGCTACTGCCATTACTACCAAAATTTCTGTCTTATCTATCTATCCCCACAGCTTACGGAGCAATAGAGGGacagagagaggagagagaaacgaGTAATAACTGAAAAAGAGAATGTTacttttttttacccttttaaccCTCGTCTTTATAGAAATTCCTGTTGCCCCATATTGGACCGGAAATAATGGGCCTTTCCTATTGTAAGATCCAAATATGATAGCCCAATAACAATGACCACTATTCTATAGTCTAATACTATCTAACCAAGGAAGCCAATGGCTAAAACCCAAGCTGCCCTcagttttccttcttctttgatATCCTTTTCCTTATTGCTTTGCTTTCTTTGAGTTTGAtgccccaaaatccaaaaaacataACAAGCCCTTAAgacttaggctgtgtttggtttgtattattggaatgcattctaggttgatttcgcattctcaagCGATAAACACAACTATTTTCATCATCCGAGAATgtgaaattgacctagaatgcataccaaacactgcctctctctctcccctcccctcccctcccctttttaCAATTTTGTCAccatatatcttttttttttgggtaaattgtCACCATATATCTCGTAACACataaaaagaatcaaaataagccgggggggagggaagagagagagagagagagagagagagagagagaaagaacatTTGATTACATTTAAAATTTGGTGAACATGTTGTTCAAATCACTTGGACGATATCAGACAAAGTTGACAATGGTCATAAGCACATGAATATAGTGTATTGAAAAGTGAGTCTAAAGTGTCAAGATTACACGAAACACCATTAGATTCAATTTTATGAAACTTTAATTACATttttggaccgagttttccCACATGCACGGTCAACCGAGGGGTATTATTGACTTCGTATTATAAGTGATAGAACATTTACGACTTTTGATggatgtatttttcttgggaaactttctcttaaatttttttaggccaaatgttctctgtgccgaggGCGCAGGCTACatctaaacacatggaggtgagcgaaatgaccaccctgccccctgaatcTTAGGCCCATGGGGTGTAGGCTGTGCTACGGTACAGAGAACATTAGCCCATTTTTTTAATCACTTCTCTTGCTTGTTTGGGTTTACATTTTggcatatgagatgggtttaaggtcctctatcacatggagtCAATGATATCCATCTATATGTGCCACATGGTAAATGATGAATATCTAGTCATATTCCTCAAGGAAGAATttaaggctgcatttggtatgcaatcttagaatgcattctacgtcgatttcacattcttgaatgataaaaataagcATTTCTATCgtttgagaatgcgaaatcgacctagaaggCATTttaagaatacataccaaacacagcctaagaatgggttattctttttttttggtcgaaaggatcattcttatttatttaatgtattttttatttttttgggtcgaAAGGATCATTCTTAATTGGGTTTGTCATATGTGTGAGGCCCAAATTGGTCATGTACATATTCCTGCAGTTAGGCTGAAATAAATACAAGTGGGCGGAAATAAGTGGGCCTAAAACTATTATAATTTGAGCTTAGGCCTAACGTAATGACAATACATTAGACATCCAcatataaatatgaaaaagGTTGATTTGGTAATTGTAGGATATTATCTCTCAGTTTGAAACCCAAGGTCAGGAGATGGACAAGTAGCAACCTTTTAAAGCTATAACTAGGGAATGGACAAGTGCACTGCACGTGCTCTCTTGTAGTTTGATgtttctaatattatattgagaaatataatttatatCGTTATGGttataaaaaatatgaaagaaagagaatgtCACCTGGTTACGCAGCGCACGCTGCCTTTCTGCCCCGCAGGGGTGCACTAAATGACAACAACACTTATGATCATTTCGATCTTTTCAGGGGGTGTGGCAGTCATTATGTGCGCCCCTATGTCTGGGCGGAAGGGCAACTTGCAATATGCAatcgggtggcgttctttctccctttatgaaGATCTTACTTAGCTGGGTTTACCAAAAGAGAGGGGGCTCTGTGGTTAGACACATGAATAGGGAGGCTAATTGTGTTAGATGCAGCATTGAAGTGGAATCCCCAAACCGTATTATCCTCAATGCTTGTTCGCAAAGTCAGTCTGGTTGGGGTGCTCTTTGTCCCTCAAAAATTCCTCAAGATGCTTACTTTCTCCAACAATGGATTGCAGGCTTTGCAGCTTTATTGCCTAGTTTCTCTGAATTGCTAGGAATGACCTTATGTTTGGCCACAAGATGTGGGAGCCCAGGAGATGTTATCCAGAAAGCTCAAGCTGCCCACAATGAGTTTATGAGTTCTAGATGCCTTTCAGAAAACCTAGGTAAGCAACATCCGATCGAGAGTCAGACTGAGGATCGTAATTGGAGCgcccctcccccctcctccaAAAGCCTTTCTGTAAATTTAAGTGTAATGCCTCATGGAGGGAAGACCAAAGTAAGTGTAGAATTGGGATAGTTATCAAAAACAATAAAGGGAAGCCCATCTTGGCTAAGTCAGAAGTAGCTCAAGCAGATAGTTGTTTTAGTGCAGAAGCCATGGCAGTTCGTAGTGTTAGTCAAATAGtagtccatgggatcatctccatgTTGATCATGGCTAAAACCTATGGTTGAATTTATCTGGGTCAgcccatggtcacccatggtgACTCTAGGgcaaccaattataaaccaattagggttttacacCTCCTGGGTTAACCCATGGCTgctctattttaattttaggattGACCATGGTCTCTCATGGAAACCCTAGTGTAACCCAATTAGGATTTGGTATAATAAACCATTATccaatccttctctttcttgtcccataaaataatGAGATccctaagagagagaaaattaatctcttttccatcccatagaaagagggatccatcccacacccgaatgcacagcggaaagagatcgattcaggTTTCTTTCATATTCTATGaataatcatataattaaaacaagaggaattaacagAAGCTTACTAATCtaatgagcctcaagtgttgctcctccaatagacaatggttcttcctccaacgaaCACATCAGgtaaacagatctaaaccttcaatagtgcagccaaggttctccaagtcaaaactagatcttcttcttcaaatcttcaagagcaatcctgggtttccaaaaccctaactctcaaaagctagagagcaagaagaatgagagagagaagagatcaagagagagagagagagacaaaatcgtggaagaggggggagggggagaatcGCCCAAGGCTGAAAACATGGTCCCCCCTCCacgttttttaatatttaaatagACAGAGCTTTGGAAAAAATCTAAGTGAgaatctatttctctctcttctctttgacttgaacctgtttaaacctgatggACTTCTAATTGttgaagaaacagaatctaatagggaatagcaaattaattatttattttatatttaatggataaataatAAGTTGCACTATATGtaataaattaaataactaattaattaattagaaaatttcaattataccctcacataataatcaattattatgtaccaacccaccattaatcaacatcatcattatggaatctaggacatgtacacatgtactgccaaatcCCATTCCATAGAACATGTCCATACGAGAGTGTCTGTGTACGTTATCAGATCCCACAAAAcatgataaaatattttaaatgaaactacatataatctatcattttatgtaaaataggttttgcaaaaaccatttctaaaacgaTACTAGATCCAGATTTTGATTCGATCATCCATAGACAATCActatcttgatgttccccaatcggcagtggtaaccatgttgagtaactctctcACTCATGAAATGTTTGCGCCttcccagaacaccagcttcgactctcttgaatcttagtcattgatgatccaaagaatgcggtcataTTTCGTAGTGACAAGGTCCTCTCAGGTATAGGGTCTCGGTGACCCGTGTCTATTAGGActgcaacagggtcaggttgggctgggctttatagaaccctagctgaaccctaagtccccttagctgggcccaggcccaacccgaccctgactcagggccagaaaaatccaaccctgacccatcctcaaggtcgggccaggctgaccctaattggccttaatcatggggaaggggaaagaaatgcatggactagaatgggccggggagaacattatcaattttacataaaataacactataataaaaaatattatatcacttattgtctttctttcttttttggtagatagaggctattcattcatgcgcgcccaacgccaaacaaaggaaagagaaatacataaaacagatagagggcatgataaacacaaggtatggatatacaaTATCCAAAACCAAGAAGCAGAAATTGACctggtctcacatgccattgacggGGTCATCCAAACTAGGGGTTGAGACATAACCACTTCCCTAGAAAATAGGCTATAGCCTATGCTAATTTTACACGCATGCACAAACATGCCAATAGAAAGGGCTCCATTTGTGCTGCACAGTCCAACGCCACACTGCCCACGCGTGCCGACACGCtgacttattatcttcatatataatatattatataaaaaaaatgtgggtgacatttaaagtttataatgtatatattatatcaatatatattttatagtataacttaaattagggtcgggccaagcttagcctgaggcctcaaccctaacccgacccgacccgaccctgacttagggccaaaaaatttcagccctgacccgccctcagggccaaatatctcagcctaggcggccctgttcgggctcagggcgggccaaggTGGGTACAGgtcgacaaggccaaacttgcacccctagtgtCTATTCCATCCTACATATGGCAGTAATACATCAGAGAATTAACAAAGTAGATTTTGCGCCAATGCACAACATAATGtgtactcacattcgtaccctgacatcaacatatctaggcatacccaatgcgacgaccatatgataagggtgcccaacccaaaccctagtcgtaaGTCGTGACTACcgttttaagtaaaacttacggacacaatACTCAAAAAACTTATTTCGCATgagataatattaaaccaaaatatataaaaggttcaatacaaagtaaactaGACCGaaccgagtttgatggacacataaatttAACACATAGTGAGTGGCCTATTGAAGACCATAGCCTAGTGCATGGAATTCTTTATAATCGAGTCTAACTGCAAATGGTTGATTAAACCCATCCAGGACTCAACATACAATATCCCTCTCTCAGCCCTCATCTATTATTGCAGACATTGTGCATTAGCTTCCTATTTTGTTCTGTTTAAGCTAGAAAATagaagcaaagagaagagataaagagaagaacacaGAGACATTTTTAATGTGGTTCGGTTTCACTGGAAACCTACATCCACAGATCTTGTATTTTCCACACTCTTACCCTTCATCTATCCACTCTATATATAGGTGATTAGAGATAGGTTTGATGAGGTTACAAGGATTAATCTCATGAGATGGGTAAGTACAGTAGGTCTTATAGTTCGAATGAATCTGATCATGATCCTTGAGCTTGGAGGAGTTTGATTGCACTTCTACAACTGCAGCAGCCTTGTGTGATGGGATGACTTCTGTGATGCTCTTATCCTCTAATCAGTTGAGCTGTTCAGGATTAGATTTGGAGGATAAAGCCTTGTGCGTTGTGGTCTTCTTATCCTTTAAGTCATTGGGCTCTTCTGGATtagttgtgaaggataaaatattatccttatctctaacacGCCCCCGCAAGTTCAAGGGTGGCAAAACCTTGAGCTCGGAACAGAGATGGCTAAACCTCTGTCGTGATAGTGCCTTGGTCAGAATATTTGCAATCTGATCCTTGGTGGAGATGAATCGAACATCGAGATCTCCCTTTGCAACCTTATCCCTGACAAAGTGGAAGTCAatttccacatgtttggtacgagcATGGAATACCGGGTTTGCTGTCAAGTAGGTGGCACCTACATTATTGCACCAGAGGACTGGTGTATGGGCCATGTAAAGACCAATTTCACTCATCAACGATTGTAGCCAAGTGAGTTCTGCTACTGCATTTGCTACAGCCCGATATTCCGATTCAGTGCTTGATCGTGCAACTGTGGCCTGTTTACGTGAACTCCAAGAAATTAAGTTGGTGCCATGATAGATGGCATAGCCACCAGTCGATTTCCTGTCATCAGAGcatccagcccagtcagcatcagagtAGGCATAGAGTTGCAGAGTCTGTTGAGGTTGAAGATACAATCCATGATCAATGGTAGATTTGAGATATCGCAATATCCTTTTAACAGCAGACCAGTGATCAATGGTAGGCCTGTGCATAAACTGACACACTTTGTTAACTGCaaaggctatgtctggtcgAGTCAGTGTTGCATACTGCAGACCTCTTACAACACTGCGATAAAGAGTGGGATCATCCATGGGTGTCTTGGCTGCCTTTGATAGGGAGTGGGTGGTGGCTATTGGTGTAGAAATTGGCTTTCATCCAGTCATGTTGGTGCGATCGAGAAGATCAAGTATGTACCGACGTTGAGAGAGTTGCAGCCCAGTAGTTTGCCTTTCCACAGTAATGCCCAAGAAGTAACGAAGATGCCCTAGGTCCTTGATGGCAAAGGTGTCGGCAAGTTTATTAAGGAAGCTGGCAATAAATGTGGTGTTATTGCTTCTGAggactatatcatcaacatagaccaaTAAGAACATAGAAATCCCAGTGGAGCTGTAGATAAACAGTGATGTATCAGTTTTTGAGCCCTTGAAGCCAAAATCTTAAAGAAACATACTAAGCCGATCAAACCAGGCCCGTGGAGCCTGTTTCAGTCCATAGATAGAGTTATGAAGTTTACAGACATGAGTGGGATACTGTAAATCGGTAAATTCTTGTGGATGGGCCATGTACACCTCTTCTTGTAGCACACCATGTAAAAAGGCATTTTGGACGTCAAGTTGCCAGATTACCCACCCTTTCGATACTGCCAAAGATAAAATAAGACGAATTGTAGTTGGCTTGACAACAGGACTAAAGGTTTTTGTATAGTCTAGACCCTCTTGTTGATGGAATCCCTTTGCTACCAAGCGAGCTTTAAATCGCTCTATAGTCCCATCAGCCAGTCGTTTGACCCTGTATACCCATTTACACCCTACTACATTCATCCAGGGTTGGTAGGGAACTAGAGTCCAAGTTCCATTACGGATGAGAGCATTAAATTTTTTATCCATTGCATTACGCCAATTGGGATCCTTGGAGGCAGTTGTATAGCATGTCGGTTCCATAGAGTGAGCAACGAATTCGGTTAAGAGGGAAATTGGTAGGGGATGGCTGGTTGTGAGCAGGACTttatgttatacccgtaccctgGATTATAATTAAATAGTATTTCTTCCTCGTGACGTGTAATTACCGTTgtcatgtatgctggtgagctgttctcgaTGGTGGTTAAACCCAGCTACAAGATCATTAACCAtagcacgggtttgcctgtggaggaaagatttcCTCAACTGGCAGTGGGAAAAATTCGTCGATGGCGACTTTGTcgactatcctccaagtaccagccctgGAAGCGAAGAATTCTGGAGAGAGTACCCCGGAGGGTTGCCTCACTTGGacacttcgttcagtgatgaacTTGGCATTGCTGTggggaaactattcggggtcatgggggacacaCCATGACAGttgagaagtaagttctagcccattgtcttatttatttaccctttccttcGATGTCCTCAAAGTGTGGGTCAAGATTAAAATCACCTAGGCTATTTTAGTTAATTAGTGAAATATTttattgtgggtcccacttaccttagGAAACATGTGAGGGACTTGTATTCCATTATCATATGGACCCCACCCTTTAATAGACTTCTTTTTCTATTAGGAccaatgggttgacccatttaaTCTAATTTTGACTCAAGAATGGGTTTTGTTCTATTTTGCTATCCAACCAAATGGTCCCTAAGTCCCACTTATCTTAAATAGAACCAATGGGCACTCATTATTCTTAACTCCTCCCATCTACCCTAAAACGTGGAAGAGAgcaagaaggagaaaaggaggaaggagagtgCAAAGGCTTGATTGGAGGCTTGAACGTGGAGCTCCCCTATCCTTattaggtaagccattaaagtctcttcccttcttctatttttcggTTTTGGGAGCTTGGGAGATGGAAAAATATTGACCTAGGGTTCTACTTGGATCCCAAG encodes:
- the LOC122671657 gene encoding uncharacterized protein LOC122671657, producing MAVALLFPLLSSIAPSSSSSSSSSSSSLLKTDKAVLYNYVSPLRCKSDFKHFRVKALKEKTEEAKTTPPFAAEITEKFGLEAGLWKIFSSKEKGEEGEGEKSKGDQAKELLAKYGGAYLATSITLSLISFSLCYILVSAGIDVQALLQKVGIPASENGEKVGIFALAYAAHKAASPIRFPPTVALTPIVAGWIGKKVQKDK